The Haemorhous mexicanus isolate bHaeMex1 chromosome 26, bHaeMex1.pri, whole genome shotgun sequence genome includes a region encoding these proteins:
- the LOC132338619 gene encoding aryl hydrocarbon receptor-like isoform X1 — protein MLLQALNGFVLVVTSEGLIFYSSHTIQDYLGFHQTDVMHQSVFELIHTEDQPEFRRNLRWALDAPGAPGGEPSPAAGKSLGSSAVTYKLDQLPSENSSFLERSFVCRFRCLLDNSSGFLALNLQGRLKFLHGQNERSEDGSVLPPQLALFAISTPLQPPSILQIRTKNVIFRTKHKLDFTPLACDAKGKIVLGYTEAELRTCGTGYQFVHAADMLYCAENHVRMMKTGESGLTVFRLLTKDNRWKWVQANARLVCKNGKPEYVVVTQRPLVDEEGGEHLRKRSMHLPFTFATGEALLYQSTQALPGFPDLFQSKGKLSKSKKPSCSNVGRSQKNGIDPRSLLAAVMQQDKAVYTSHSASIPNPSFSSTLQLKGVSIPGAGEDAWSMGTAPSSSRGNSLQEKLLDLQQEDPLLATVDLLSVKSDQSCSNELFSALEGLGLNGEDLELLLQDEKMVMVSTDPEQSPSLNKSLASNQILSYVPRPPVDGHEGGQQVCPLPDTPPSPQRGGTAPCHMENKDSGCHLAQHAGQPSTALAQPPLLLWEQPLSAVPGLLPELVEQEELSSGSQWRPAGEQTVLHSFQPVQGSSALGAPCPQEPPGAQQLQGDFSVMQPLQEDIQQSFSLPSQCQDHVAPPSQPKQHHLLMNGVCGPWPSSSPQPGPWQDCVCPLLRAPAQPGIHGLSRDVNSQPQGCLGPRPGLPPQQFNLDGLCSLDAAGTGDSWEEMAPFPRIFPPFSQLIPEKQLSSVLSVPQHSSPSSAAGRFGSISSPLETLNSYGTRGSAQSQEGRHRPRSRCVLPSSPMGLPQDHPVLGGSLALPCQPQPRAEVLPNPPHTSRGDFCL, from the exons ATGCTCCTACAG GCACTCAATGGCTTTGTGCTGGTGGTGACATCAGAAGGGCTGATATTTTACTCCTCACATACAATCCAGGACTATCTGGGATTCCATCAG ACAGATGTCATGCACCAGAGTGTCTTCGAGCTGATCCACACCGAGGACCAGCCGGAGTTCAGGCGCAACCTCCGCTGGGCCCTGGACGCACCAGGTGCTCCTGGGGGTGAGCCCTCTCCAGCAG CAGGGAAGAGTCTTGGCTCTTCTGCTGTCACCTACAAGCTGGATCAGCTACCCTCAGAAAACTCCTCCTTCCTGGAGAGGAGCTTTGTGTGCCGCTTTCGCTGCCTCCTGGATAATTCCTCTGGCTTCCTG gCTTTGAACCTTCAAGGCAGGCTGAAATTCCTTCATGGGCAGAACGAAAGGTCTGAAGatggctctgtcctgccccCCCAGCTCGCTCTGTTCGCCATCTCCACGCCCCTGCAGCCGCCGTCCATCCTGCAGATCCGAACCAAGAACGTGATCTTCAGGACCAAGCACAAGCTGGACTTCACCCCCTTGGCGTGTGATGCCAA GGGGAAGATTGTCCTGGGCTACACCGAGGCGGAGCTGCGGACGTGTGGCACGGGGTACCAGTTTGTCCATGCTGCTGACATGCTGTACTGTGCTGAGAACCATGTCAGGA TGATGAAGACGGGTGAGAGTGGGCTGACGGTGTTCCGGCTGCTGACCAAGGACAACCGCTGGAAGTGGGTGCAGGCCAACGCCCGTCTCGTCTGCAAGAACGGCAAACCCGAGTACGTCGTGGTCACACAGAGACCCCTCGT agatgaagaaggaggagagcaCCTTCGGAAGCGGTCCATGCATCTTCCCTTCACCTTTGCTACAGGAGAGGCACTTCTATACCAAAGTACTCAAGCCCTCCCAGGCTTCCCTGACCTTTTCCAGAGCAAAGGAAAACTCAGCAAGTCTAAGAAGCCCTCCTGCAGCAACGTAGGGCGCTCCCAGAAGAATGGCATTGACCCCAggtctctgctggctgctgtgatgCAGCAGGACAAGGCGGTGTACACCTCCCACTCAGCTTCCATTCCCAACCCttccttcagcagcactttgcagCTCAAGGGTGTGTCCATACCAGGTGCAGGAGAGGATGCCTGGAGTATGGGCACAGCTCCATCTTCTTCAAGGGGCAACAGCCTCCAAGAGAAGCTGCTGGATTTGCAGCAGGAGGACCCTCTCCTGGCCACCGTGGACTTACTCTCAGTTAAGAGTGACCAGAGCTGTTCCAACGAGCTCTTCAGTGCTTTGGAGGGCCTGGGCTTGAAtggtgaggacctggagctcctgctgcaggatgagAAAATGGTGATGGTCAGTACGGACCCAgagcagtccccatccctgaatAAAAGCCTGGCCAGCAACCAGATTCTCTCCTATGTCCCCAGGCCTCCAGTGGATGGGCATGAGGGAGGGCAGCAGGTCTGTCCCCTGCCAGACACGCCCCCCAGCCCGCAGCGGGGAGGCACTGCTCCGTGCCACATGGAGAACAAGGACTCGGGCTGCCACCTGGCACAGCATGCAgggcagcccagcactgccctggcccagccccccctgctgctgtgggagcagcccctcagtgctgtgccagggctgctcccagagctggttGAGCAGGAAGAGCTGTCCAGTGGCTCCCAGTGGAGACCAGCTGGGGAGCAGACTGTGCTCCACTCCTTccagccagtgcagggcagctcagccctgggagctccctgcccacaggagccacctggggcccagcagctgcagggagactTCTCAGTCATGCAGCCCCTCCAAGAGGATATCCAGCAgtccttctccctgcccagccagtgccaggACCACGTGGCACCACCCAGCCAGCCCAAGCAGCATCACCTGCTGATGAACGGGGTGTGtggcccctggcccagctcttcTCCACAGCCCGGCCCATGGCAGGACtgtgtgtgccctctgctgcgggctccagctcagcctggcatTCATGGCCTCAGCAGAGATGTGaactcccagccccagggctgcctgggccCCAGGCCTGGCCTGCCCCCACAGCAGTTTAACCTGGATGGATTATGCAGTCTggatgctgctggcactggggactCCTGGGAAGAGATGGCTCCattccccaggatttttccccctttctcccaGCTCATTCCTgaaaagcagctcagctctgttcTTTCCGTGCCCCAGCACTCttcccccagctcagctgcagggcGCTTTGGGAGCATCAGCAGCCCTCTGGAGACACTGAATTCCTATGGGACACGTGGCTCTGCGCAGAGCCAggagggcaggcacagg CCCCGCAGCCGCTGTGTTTTGCCCAGCTCTCCCATGGGACTGCCCCAAGACCATCCAGTGCTGGGGGgaagcctggcactgccctgccagcctcagCCCCGGGCAGAAGTGCTGCCAAATCCCCCTCACACCTCCAGGGGAGACTTCTGTCTCTAG
- the LOC132338619 gene encoding aryl hydrocarbon receptor-like isoform X2 yields the protein MLLQALNGFVLVVTSEGLIFYSSHTIQDYLGFHQTDVMHQSVFELIHTEDQPEFRRNLRWALDAPGAPGGEPSPAAGKSLGSSAVTYKLDQLPSENSSFLERSFVCRFRCLLDNSSGFLALNLQGRLKFLHGQNERSEDGSVLPPQLALFAISTPLQPPSILQIRTKNVIFRTKHKLDFTPLACDAKGKIVLGYTEAELRTCGTGYQFVHAADMLYCAENHVRMMKTGESGLTVFRLLTKDNRWKWVQANARLVCKNGKPEDEEGGEHLRKRSMHLPFTFATGEALLYQSTQALPGFPDLFQSKGKLSKSKKPSCSNVGRSQKNGIDPRSLLAAVMQQDKAVYTSHSASIPNPSFSSTLQLKGVSIPGAGEDAWSMGTAPSSSRGNSLQEKLLDLQQEDPLLATVDLLSVKSDQSCSNELFSALEGLGLNGEDLELLLQDEKMVMVSTDPEQSPSLNKSLASNQILSYVPRPPVDGHEGGQQVCPLPDTPPSPQRGGTAPCHMENKDSGCHLAQHAGQPSTALAQPPLLLWEQPLSAVPGLLPELVEQEELSSGSQWRPAGEQTVLHSFQPVQGSSALGAPCPQEPPGAQQLQGDFSVMQPLQEDIQQSFSLPSQCQDHVAPPSQPKQHHLLMNGVCGPWPSSSPQPGPWQDCVCPLLRAPAQPGIHGLSRDVNSQPQGCLGPRPGLPPQQFNLDGLCSLDAAGTGDSWEEMAPFPRIFPPFSQLIPEKQLSSVLSVPQHSSPSSAAGRFGSISSPLETLNSYGTRGSAQSQEGRHRPRSRCVLPSSPMGLPQDHPVLGGSLALPCQPQPRAEVLPNPPHTSRGDFCL from the exons ATGCTCCTACAG GCACTCAATGGCTTTGTGCTGGTGGTGACATCAGAAGGGCTGATATTTTACTCCTCACATACAATCCAGGACTATCTGGGATTCCATCAG ACAGATGTCATGCACCAGAGTGTCTTCGAGCTGATCCACACCGAGGACCAGCCGGAGTTCAGGCGCAACCTCCGCTGGGCCCTGGACGCACCAGGTGCTCCTGGGGGTGAGCCCTCTCCAGCAG CAGGGAAGAGTCTTGGCTCTTCTGCTGTCACCTACAAGCTGGATCAGCTACCCTCAGAAAACTCCTCCTTCCTGGAGAGGAGCTTTGTGTGCCGCTTTCGCTGCCTCCTGGATAATTCCTCTGGCTTCCTG gCTTTGAACCTTCAAGGCAGGCTGAAATTCCTTCATGGGCAGAACGAAAGGTCTGAAGatggctctgtcctgccccCCCAGCTCGCTCTGTTCGCCATCTCCACGCCCCTGCAGCCGCCGTCCATCCTGCAGATCCGAACCAAGAACGTGATCTTCAGGACCAAGCACAAGCTGGACTTCACCCCCTTGGCGTGTGATGCCAA GGGGAAGATTGTCCTGGGCTACACCGAGGCGGAGCTGCGGACGTGTGGCACGGGGTACCAGTTTGTCCATGCTGCTGACATGCTGTACTGTGCTGAGAACCATGTCAGGA TGATGAAGACGGGTGAGAGTGGGCTGACGGTGTTCCGGCTGCTGACCAAGGACAACCGCTGGAAGTGGGTGCAGGCCAACGCCCGTCTCGTCTGCAAGAACGGCAAACCCGA agatgaagaaggaggagagcaCCTTCGGAAGCGGTCCATGCATCTTCCCTTCACCTTTGCTACAGGAGAGGCACTTCTATACCAAAGTACTCAAGCCCTCCCAGGCTTCCCTGACCTTTTCCAGAGCAAAGGAAAACTCAGCAAGTCTAAGAAGCCCTCCTGCAGCAACGTAGGGCGCTCCCAGAAGAATGGCATTGACCCCAggtctctgctggctgctgtgatgCAGCAGGACAAGGCGGTGTACACCTCCCACTCAGCTTCCATTCCCAACCCttccttcagcagcactttgcagCTCAAGGGTGTGTCCATACCAGGTGCAGGAGAGGATGCCTGGAGTATGGGCACAGCTCCATCTTCTTCAAGGGGCAACAGCCTCCAAGAGAAGCTGCTGGATTTGCAGCAGGAGGACCCTCTCCTGGCCACCGTGGACTTACTCTCAGTTAAGAGTGACCAGAGCTGTTCCAACGAGCTCTTCAGTGCTTTGGAGGGCCTGGGCTTGAAtggtgaggacctggagctcctgctgcaggatgagAAAATGGTGATGGTCAGTACGGACCCAgagcagtccccatccctgaatAAAAGCCTGGCCAGCAACCAGATTCTCTCCTATGTCCCCAGGCCTCCAGTGGATGGGCATGAGGGAGGGCAGCAGGTCTGTCCCCTGCCAGACACGCCCCCCAGCCCGCAGCGGGGAGGCACTGCTCCGTGCCACATGGAGAACAAGGACTCGGGCTGCCACCTGGCACAGCATGCAgggcagcccagcactgccctggcccagccccccctgctgctgtgggagcagcccctcagtgctgtgccagggctgctcccagagctggttGAGCAGGAAGAGCTGTCCAGTGGCTCCCAGTGGAGACCAGCTGGGGAGCAGACTGTGCTCCACTCCTTccagccagtgcagggcagctcagccctgggagctccctgcccacaggagccacctggggcccagcagctgcagggagactTCTCAGTCATGCAGCCCCTCCAAGAGGATATCCAGCAgtccttctccctgcccagccagtgccaggACCACGTGGCACCACCCAGCCAGCCCAAGCAGCATCACCTGCTGATGAACGGGGTGTGtggcccctggcccagctcttcTCCACAGCCCGGCCCATGGCAGGACtgtgtgtgccctctgctgcgggctccagctcagcctggcatTCATGGCCTCAGCAGAGATGTGaactcccagccccagggctgcctgggccCCAGGCCTGGCCTGCCCCCACAGCAGTTTAACCTGGATGGATTATGCAGTCTggatgctgctggcactggggactCCTGGGAAGAGATGGCTCCattccccaggatttttccccctttctcccaGCTCATTCCTgaaaagcagctcagctctgttcTTTCCGTGCCCCAGCACTCttcccccagctcagctgcagggcGCTTTGGGAGCATCAGCAGCCCTCTGGAGACACTGAATTCCTATGGGACACGTGGCTCTGCGCAGAGCCAggagggcaggcacagg CCCCGCAGCCGCTGTGTTTTGCCCAGCTCTCCCATGGGACTGCCCCAAGACCATCCAGTGCTGGGGGgaagcctggcactgccctgccagcctcagCCCCGGGCAGAAGTGCTGCCAAATCCCCCTCACACCTCCAGGGGAGACTTCTGTCTCTAG